The stretch of DNA CTAAATCGTTCACCCGGAAAAAGAGCTGCAGTTTTCCATCCCGATCCTGGATATGGGCGAAGGTCAGCTTGCCCATCGGACGTAATGAGCGGATACGTCCAGCTACGGTTACCTGGATGGGAGATGCATCAGGTTGTGATTCCACCTGAATGAAAGCCTCAATCGCCTCCTGGCTGGTGTGCGTTTGCTCTGCACGTGTGGGGTAAGGGTCAATCCCGGCGGCTTCCAGGGTGCGCAATTTTTTCAGGCGCACCTGTTCAAGTTCAGAAAATGTGTCTTCCAGCATAATCCCTTCCTCGCTATAAGAAACAAAAACCCCGACCAGTCCAGCCGGGCGGGGTGAAAACGGTCATAGCCAATCAATCATCCGACCGAGAGGATCTCAATTTCAAATTCGCCACGTGGGGCTTCAACCTTGACCCTATCACCCACTTTGTGGTTAAGCAAGGCTTTTCCCAGGGGCGACTCGTTAGAGATGCGCCCCAAGCGCGGGTCTGCTTCGGCTGCGCCGACAATCATGTACTCCTCCGGATCCAAACCTTCTTCCTGAATCGTTACCTTAGATCCAACCTGGACAGTCTCCGATTGTGTTGATTCGTCGATCAGGTAAGCACTCGCGAGCAGAATCTCCAATTCTTTGATGCGTCCTTCAACAAAGGATTGCTCATTTTTAGCGGCTTCAAGTTCAGCATTTTCAATTAACTCGCCGTCCTCTAAAGCTTCGCGCAAACGATCTGCAACTTCAACCCTTTTTTCTGTTTTAAGATATTCCAGCTCCTGTTGCAACTTTTCATAGCCTTCGCGTGTTAAATATGAACTGGCCATTTAATTATCCTTCCATCTAATAATTTTTTTGCAGGGAACCGCCCCTCATTGTTATAATTAAAAAAAATCCGCCGTTTCCACTCAGTTATTGTTAAACTGAAACTAAGAAACAGTGATGATTGTTTGTGGATTGATATAGTATCACATAATTTGAATAAGTGCAAGTTCAACTCCATGAGGGTGTTGAAAAACAAATGGTAGATAATGGTCGGTATGTGAATGAAGATTTAGATTTTTCGCATTTATGAATATGATATCTATTCGAGGGGGCAACCTTTCGTATAGCATTTCCTGCCCCCGGCAAGGGTATTGAACGGTGATTGCCCTGTCTACAGGGCACTTTCGGGTTGGGCGGATACAGTTCAATGACTGCTCCGCAAAGATCCGCCCCTAACAATGCCGCTGAATTAAGAACGACCCCATTTTCATCGCGTTCACGCCATTGAGATGGATATTAATTCAAACGATGATTGGAACGAATTTTCAAAGTTTTAATTAAATGCTCACTGGCGTTCCCAAAAAAAGGATTTAGAAAACTCGCCATAAACTAAGAATGTGTTTGGCGCAAGTTCTGTTGAGTGGCATAAATATTGCAATCGTTAAGGCGACGATATCAGTCCAAAACAACCTGGTCAGCAATGAGCTACCACGGCAAGAAAGCGTACAGGCTAGAAAAGAGGCTTTTCTTATGACGAAATCGATTAAATTTGGCATCATTGTACTGATTTTATTATCGGCTACATTGATTGCGATCACATTGATCAATCCACCTCCAACCCAGGGTTCTAACGACTTTTCAGAAGGCACCGAAAGCCCAACAGATCCTTCTGACCCGGTCTCGACAAACCCTGACCTTATTTCGGCGGTGGAATCTGCCCTGAAAGACGCCAGTGGGCATTGGAAAATATTTAATTACCAGATTGAGCATACCCAAATTCAGGATGATGGTCAGATGGCGATCGTTTGGCTGTCCGCAGAGGATCCAGAGACAGGTGAATTAATGGCTCGCGAGCCAGAACTGACCCTGGCAATAGCCGACGAACACGGCAGCTGGGATGTTTTATTAGAAGATAACCCCAAGTTCATTGAGGCGTTCAGCAAATTTCAATACGCCGAAAAAAGCGTTCAGGGTGACTTGTTACATATTTCGGAGGCGAAAGCCCAGTCCAATAAGGTTTTTGGTGGATATTATTTGCCCTGGGCTGAAGGGCTTGAAAAACGCCTCACCTGGTCGGTTGGTCACTCATCCTGTACCCCGGTCTACTACTGTACCCATGCCTTTGATTTCGCCGATGGCACCATGTTCCCCATCATGGCGGCAAAAGGTGGCACGGTGTTCCGCTGGCGTGATTCATGCCCTAATAACACTCCGTCCTGTACCAACAGCATCACGCTTCAGGATAAGTCCACCACCCCCTGGACGTATCAGATCTACCTGCATATTGCCAACAACAGCATCCCCAATCACCTGAAACAGGTTGGAACGCCTGTCACACAGGGTCAATTTATTGCCAATGTGGACAACACCGGCTACAGCACAGGACACCATGTTCACTTTATGGTGGTCACCGAAGATACACGTTATTTTTCTCAAGGAATGCAATCCGTATGGGGAGTGGCTGAGGATATCACCTTCAGGGATGTGAGCATCAACTGGGATGAAGCAACCCAGGGTGGACGCCCGCGCCTGGCCTATGAAGCCGCTACCTATGGCGGCGTTGGAAAGACTTACTATGTTTCTGGCAATAAGCCTGCTAAAGCACCCACCGGTGGATTAACGGCTCCTTCGGCAGAAACTTATGTTACTAATCGCAATCTGAGTGTTTCTGGGTGGGGGCAGCAGAACGTTGGCGTGGTTAAACTGGAAATCCTGGCAAATTATAATGGTGCCTGGGTCCAAATCGGCAGCGAACAAACACAGAATCCTTTCACAACAACGGTAGATTTGTGCAAAACGTCAATCCCCAACGGTCATTTCCAAGTGGCATTACGAGTTTGGGACAATAAGGGTAACCCCTCCGGCATTTTAACACCCCGCACATTGATCAAAAATATTGAGTGCAGCACCACCGATACCAATCCATCGGTCAGCCTGGTTAAGACAGACGGGTTATTATTTCTGCCGGAAAACGGTCATGTGGTCGCAAATGTAGCCAAAGGCAGCATGGGCAGGGCTATTGCCTCTGTCGAATTCTGGTTCCATGGACGAGATTGGGAAAATGGTACCTGGGTGTACCTGGGTAAGGACATCAGCGAAACCGGTGGTTGGACGATACCGATTAACACAACCGGCATGGCTGACGGCGATGATTACGCCATCCTGGCCCTTGTAACCGATGCCGGCGGTAAAACG from Brevefilum fermentans encodes:
- the greA gene encoding transcription elongation factor GreA; translation: MASSYLTREGYEKLQQELEYLKTEKRVEVADRLREALEDGELIENAELEAAKNEQSFVEGRIKELEILLASAYLIDESTQSETVQVGSKVTIQEEGLDPEEYMIVGAAEADPRLGRISNESPLGKALLNHKVGDRVKVEAPRGEFEIEILSVG
- a CDS encoding peptidoglycan DD-metalloendopeptidase family protein produces the protein MTKSIKFGIIVLILLSATLIAITLINPPPTQGSNDFSEGTESPTDPSDPVSTNPDLISAVESALKDASGHWKIFNYQIEHTQIQDDGQMAIVWLSAEDPETGELMAREPELTLAIADEHGSWDVLLEDNPKFIEAFSKFQYAEKSVQGDLLHISEAKAQSNKVFGGYYLPWAEGLEKRLTWSVGHSSCTPVYYCTHAFDFADGTMFPIMAAKGGTVFRWRDSCPNNTPSCTNSITLQDKSTTPWTYQIYLHIANNSIPNHLKQVGTPVTQGQFIANVDNTGYSTGHHVHFMVVTEDTRYFSQGMQSVWGVAEDITFRDVSINWDEATQGGRPRLAYEAATYGGVGKTYYVSGNKPAKAPTGGLTAPSAETYVTNRNLSVSGWGQQNVGVVKLEILANYNGAWVQIGSEQTQNPFTTTVDLCKTSIPNGHFQVALRVWDNKGNPSGILTPRTLIKNIECSTTDTNPSVSLVKTDGLLFLPENGHVVANVAKGSMGRAIASVEFWFHGRDWENGTWVYLGKDISETGGWTIPINTTGMADGDDYAILALVTDAGGKTGVDVVFDAIVDGTSPWISINHLQSPFTKNSATITWTGGDQLSGLKHYSLSVRVNGGAEQVLVSNLPPTTTSYTYDKLAPKQLLLFSLTAVDRAGNSTVERTALYTPGYEFEYGYHLPLFFMSE